One window of Papaver somniferum cultivar HN1 chromosome 9, ASM357369v1, whole genome shotgun sequence genomic DNA carries:
- the LOC113311120 gene encoding hsp70 nucleotide exchange factor fes1-like — MANEGGSKNLEGILKWSLAHSDGTRPSREISEEDKRWFMEAMQSQTVDVVKRMKEITLVMKTPENVLEEQGVTSAEIEDLLDELQEHVESIDMANDLHTIGGLSPLLEYLKNSSAGIRAKAAEVITTIVQNNPKSQQLVMEANGLEPLLANLTSDPDVTARTKALGAISSLIRHNKPGVAAFRLANGYGALRDALSSDNVRFQRKALSLVEYLLQENSSDCSVITELGFPRTMMHLVSSEDIDVREAALRGLLELARDEQSRTSSSSVSSTEDEKLKQILEERVKAISAMTKEELGAVMDERNLIDSLWSVCYNEPSSLRKKGLLDLPGDDAPPPDVASSFFQPALRALAADNKSTAEKKKDKKEEPPLLLGLGPPSSQ, encoded by the exons ATGGCGAACGAAGGAGGATCAAAGAATTTGGAAGGGATTTTGAAATGGAGTTTAGCTCATAGTGACGGGACTCGTCCTTCTCGTGAAATAAG TGAGGAGGATAAGAGATGGTTCATGGAAGCTATGCAGTCTCAGACGGTTGATGTGGTCAAAAGAATGAAAGAGATAACTCTTGTTATGAAGACTCCTGAGAATGTATTGGAAGAACAAGGTGTTACTTCTGCAGAGATCGAAG ACCTGTTGGATGAATTGCAAGAGCATGTTGAGTCCATTGACATGGCTAATG ATTTGCATACAATTGGTGGTTTATCCCCCCTTCTTGAGTACCTGAAGAACTCAAGTGCAGGCATCCGAGCAAAGGCTGCCGAGGTTATAACTACCATAGTTCAGAACAATCCTAAGAGTCAGCAACTTGTAATGGAAGCCAATGGTCTAGAACCTCTGCTTGCTAATCTCACCTCAGATCCAGATGTTACCGCTCGAACTAAAGCTCTTGGGGCAATATCAT CCTTGATTCGACACAACAAGCCTGGAGTTGCTGCATTCAGGCTGGCAAATGGTTATGGAGCATTGAGGGATGCATTGAGTTCAGACAATGTTAGGTTTCAAAG GAAAGCTCTCAGCTTGGTCGAGTACCTGCTACAAGAGAACAGTTCAGATTGCAGTGTGATAACGGAACTCGGATTTCCTCGTACTATGATGCACCTCGTCTCCAGTGAAGATATAGATGTACGAGAAGCGGCACTCAGAGGTCTTCTTGAGCTTGCTAGAGATGAGCAATCTAGGACCAGCAGCAGCAGTGTGTCCAGCACAGAGGATGAAAAGTTGAAGCAAATACTGGAAGAAAGAGTTAAAGCCATCAGTGCAATGACAAAGGAAGAGCTCGGTGCAGTCATGGACGAAAGAAACCTAATAGACTCGCTCTGGAGTGTTTGTTATAATGAGCCATCCTCTCTCAGAAAGAAGGGATTACTCGATCTTCCAGGTGATGATGCACCACCTCCTGATGTGGCCAGTAGCTTCTTCCAACCTGCTTTACGAGCCTTGGCTGCAGATAATAAGAGCACAgctgagaagaagaaagataagaAAGAAGAACCACCGCTGCTACTTGGTCTTGGGCCTCCTT